DNA from Terriglobus tenax:
ATCATCACGGCTCTGCCCGCCGCGCTTGCAGGCATCGTACTGTTCCTCTTCATTACCGCAACCCGTCTCAGTGTTCCGGCGCTGATGGGAGCCATCATGTGCATGGGCGTGGCCACGGCCAACTCCATCCTTGTGGTCAGCTTCGCAAAGCTTCGGTATGAGGACCACGGCGACGCCATCCAGGCCGCTACCGAAGCCGGTTTCACCCGCTTCCGCCCCGTCATGATGACGGCACTGGCCATGATCATCGGCATGGTGCCCATGGCCCTGGGCATGGGTGACGGCGGCGAGCAGAACGCACCCCTTGGCCGCGCCGTTATCGGCGGCCTGATGTGTGCCACGGTTGCCACCCTGGTCTTTGTTCCCACTGTCTTCGCGCTGATTCACGGACGCAAGCCGAAGCCCACGAATGTTTCTTCGACCGAGAGCGCCGAAGCGCTGCCGGCGTAACAGAGAGAGAGTTATGAGCGAGACGACACAGCAGACCCAAACCAACGAAACAACGACCAACCGCAAGCCCATGTACGTGGCTGTAGGCGTGGCCGCTGTCGCTCTGGTGGCCGCCGTCGCCTGGGGCATCCATGACCGCGTCCATGCCGAGAGCGAACTAAAGCATGAAACCCTTGCCGCCGCTATCCAGACGGTAAGCGTGGTTCACCCCGGTGGCGCAAGCGCCGGCGGCGCTGCCGGCCAGGAGCTGATCCTGCCCGGCAACGCACAGGCCTACGTCGATACGCCAATCTACGCGCGTACCGGTGGTTATCTGCGCAAGTGGTACGCCAACATTGGCCAGCATGTAAAAGCCGGCCAGTTGCTGGCGACCATTGAAACGCCGGAACTGGACCAGCAGGTTGAGGCCGCACAGGCTGACCTGAAGCAGGCACAGGCCAACCTGGAACTGGCCCGCACCACCAATGAGCGCTGGCAGGCGCTGGTCTCAAAGCGCGCTGTCTCCAAGCAGGAAGCCGACCAGGCAGAAGCTACCCTGCAGGCTCGCCTGTCAGTGGTTGCGGCCGCGGAAGCCAATGTACGCCGTCTGCAGCAGCTGCAGCAGTTTGAACGCGTCACGGCTCCGTTTGATGGAACCATCACCGCCCGTAACACGGATGTGGGCGCTCTGATTACCGCGGCCGGCGGCGGCTCCGGCCAGACAGGCACCGCGCAGGAGCTGTTCCACCTGGCCTCCATGGGCAAGCTGCGTGTCTTCGTGGCCGTGCCGGAAGTCTACTCAACCGAAGTGCAGGACGGCATGAAGGTGACGCTGACGCAGGACGCTACGCCCGATGAAAAGTTCGTCGGCACCATCGTCCGCAACGCCAGCGCCATTGACCAGAGCTCGCGCACCCTAAACGTGGAAGTCGACGTCGACAACCCAAAGGGCACCCTGCTGCCGGGAGCGTATGTCTTCGCGCACTTCAACCTGGCAGGCAAGGCGCACGCGGTCACACTGCCTTCCAATACGCTTCTCTTCCGTTCTGAAGGGCTGAGCGTGGGTGTGGTTCGCGACAACCATGTCCAACTGACGCCGATCAAAATCGGCCGCGACTTCGGATCGTCTGTCGAAGTCGTCAGCGGCCTGAGCGCCCATGACGCCGTCGTCCTTGACCCGTCAGACTCGCTTGAAACCGGTATGGAGGTAAAGATCGCCCAGCCGAAGGGAGAGCAGAAGTGAACCCGAAGAAGCTGCTCGCCCTCGCCGCGATGACCGTCTCGCTTGCCGGTTGCCGTGTAGGACCGAACTACGTAAAGCCCAGCGCTCCCACCGCGCCTGCCTTCAAGGAAGACAGCGAGTGGAAGGCCGCCACGCCAAACGATGCCATGGCGCGCGGCAAGTGGTGGGAAATGTACAACGACCAGCAGCTGAATGCTCTGGAAGAACAGATTGACCCTGCCAACCAGACACTGAAGCAGGCGGAGGCCAACTTCCGCGCCGCCCGTAACGTCATCCGGCAGAACCGTGCTGACCTGGCGCCAACGCTGAGCGTTGACCCGACGCTCGGCGCAACCCGCATCTCCGCAAACCAGCCCTACCGTAACAACCTGCCCACCAGTTCAGGCCAGGGCAACTTTGTTATGCCGCTGGACCTGACCTACGAGATCGATCTGTGGGGACGTGTGCGCCGCGCCATCACCTCCGCGCAGGACACGACACAGGCCTATGTCGCCGACCTGGAGACGGCCCGCCTGAGCCTGCACGCCGAACTGGCGATGAACTACTTCAACCTGCGCAGCGCCGATGCGCAGAAGAAGCTGCTGGATGAGACGGTTGCCGCCTACAAGGACGCTCTTCAGCTGACCACTGACCGCGCCGACGGCGGCGTTGCTCCTGAGTCCGACGTGGCCCAGGCTCGCACGCAGTTGCAGCAGGCCCTGGTGCAATCGACAGAGGTCACCATCGCCCGCGCGCAGTATGAGCACTCCATCGCCGTGCTCATTGGCAAGCCTCCGGCCGATCTCTCCATCCCGGTCAAACCCCTGACGGAGAGCACACCGGGCATTCCGGCCATCCCTGGCGTTCTGCCATCGGAGCTGCTGGAGCGCCGGCCTGACATTGCCGCGCAGGAACGCCGCATGGCCGCTGCCAACGAGCAGATCGGCATTGCCAAGTCCGCCTTCTACCCGCGCCTGAACCTTGCGGCCGACGCCGGATTCACAGGCAACTCCATGCCGACCTGGTTCCTGTGGACCAGCCGCATCTGGGCCGTCAGCCCACAGTTCTCTGAGCAGATCTTCGATGCCGGCCGGCGCCGTGCCCGTACCAATACAGCCGTGGCGCAGTATGACGCCACCGTCGCCAGCTACCGCCAGTCAGCGCTTACCGCCTTCCAGCAGGTGGAAGACAATCTTGTCGCCCTGAAGCAGCTTGAGACCGAAGCGCAGCAGCAGCGCGAAGCCACACAGGCCGCGGAAGAGGCGCTGGGGCTGTTCCGCACACGCTATGAGGGCGGTGTCGACACCTACCTCCAGGTCATCACCTCGCAGACCACAGCCCTGCAGAACCAGCGCAACGAGATCGACATCCTGCGCCGCCGCCTCGATGCCAGCATCCTGCTCATCAAGGCCACCGGCGGAGGCTGGGATACCTCGAAGCTCCCCCAGTTCCCCAAGGGATAAACCATAGCGAACCACCGCTTCCTCAACCCCATCCATCTCCTCGTGGATGGGGTTTTCTCTTGGGCCCGGCAAACACCGCAACCAGAATCGTCATCGAATCTTCCATGCGTTATCTCCCTTTGCTGCTGCTTCTTTGCCTGACTCCCGCAATTGCACAACAGCAGGAGCAGCAACCCCAGGGGCAGGCAGACGTTCCCGTCGAGCAATACATCCGCAAAGGCTGGTCGTCGCTTACGCGCTCCATCACCGACTGCGCCACCGTGCATGACCCCAAGCTCTCCGGCCCATCCGTTGTTTATGTGCCGCATGGATACACCATCCCTGCCTCGCTCGCGGCCCTGCGCACCAAATGCAACGTACGCGTGGAACGGCTGCCGCGCGTCATCGCCAAAGAAGGCGACCTGATGCCGTCGGAACTGAAGTCGCCCGGTCTTCTCTACCTGCCGCATCGCTATGTTGTTCCCGGCGGACGCTTCAACGAGATGTATGGCTGGGACAGCTACTTCATCCTTCTGGGACTTCTGGCGGAAGGCCGCGAACCCCTGGCCCAGGGCATCGTCGAAAACTTCTTCTTCGAGATTGAGAACTACGGCGCCATCCTGAACGCCAACCGCACCTACTACCTCACACGATCGCAGCCGCCGTTCCTCTCACGCATGGTCGATGAGGTCTACAAGTCCATCAACAAGCGCGACCCCGATGCCGCAAAGGCGTGGCTGGACAAGTCCATGCCCTACCTGGAACGTGACCACGCGCTGTGGACCAGCGATGCCCACAAGGCGGGAGATACCGGCCTTGCCCGGTACTTCGATCTTGGCAGCGGCCCCGTGCCGGAGATGGAGGATGACAGCACCTATTACGTCGACGTCATCAAGTGGCTGCTCGCCCATCCCGAAACAAAGACCAGCTACCTGACACAGTCGAAAGAAGGCCAGGCCTGCGCCTCAGGCGCAAGCGCCGTCTGCGCCAATACGGAGTACCAGGGATGGCGGCTTACACCCGCTTTCTATCGCAGCGATCGCGCCATGCGCGAGTCCGGCTTCGATGTCAGCTTTCGCTTCGGACCCTTCAGCGGATCGACCACCGACTATGCACCCGTCTGCCTGAATGCCCTGCTGTACCGCTATGAGGCAGACCTTGCCGGCTTCTACACCCGGCTCGGCGACGACACGAAGGCGAAGCAGTGGACCGATGCGGCCGAAGCCCGCAAGGGCGCCATCAACCGCTACCTGTGGGACGCGCGCACCGGCAACTTCACCGACTATGACTTTGTGCATCACCGCCGCTCCACCTACCTGTACGCCACCGCGGCATATCCGCTGTGGGCGGGCCTTGCGACGCGCGCACAGGCCGCCTCAACCGTGCGACGCCTGCGTGCGCTGGAGCATGAGGGTGGCCTGGCCATGAGCACCACCACCAGCGGCATGCAGTGGGATGCTCCCTTTGGATGGGCGCCCGCAAACTGGATCGCCGTCGACGGCATGAGCTGCTATGGCTATGCCGCCGCGGCATCACGCATCTCGCACGGCTTCATGCACTCCATCCGCGAGAACTACGAGCGCGATGGAACCCTGCGCGAAAAATACAACGTTGCCGATCCACAGAAGGACGTTGAAGTGGCCGCTGGTTACAAGAGCAACGTCATCGGCTTTGGATGGACCAACGCTGCCTACTTAAAGATGAACGGCCTGCTGTTCGCAGGCCGCTCCAGTGATTGCGCCACGACGATTCCCGCCCGCGCCGCGCGCTAAACCTGCGACATGGAAAGCGGGTTCAGCACGATGCTGTCCACGCTCGTCACGGTGGGCTCAAACGCGTAGTACGGATCGGTGGAAAGC
Protein-coding regions in this window:
- a CDS encoding efflux RND transporter periplasmic adaptor subunit, translated to MSETTQQTQTNETTTNRKPMYVAVGVAAVALVAAVAWGIHDRVHAESELKHETLAAAIQTVSVVHPGGASAGGAAGQELILPGNAQAYVDTPIYARTGGYLRKWYANIGQHVKAGQLLATIETPELDQQVEAAQADLKQAQANLELARTTNERWQALVSKRAVSKQEADQAEATLQARLSVVAAAEANVRRLQQLQQFERVTAPFDGTITARNTDVGALITAAGGGSGQTGTAQELFHLASMGKLRVFVAVPEVYSTEVQDGMKVTLTQDATPDEKFVGTIVRNASAIDQSSRTLNVEVDVDNPKGTLLPGAYVFAHFNLAGKAHAVTLPSNTLLFRSEGLSVGVVRDNHVQLTPIKIGRDFGSSVEVVSGLSAHDAVVLDPSDSLETGMEVKIAQPKGEQK
- a CDS encoding efflux transporter outer membrane subunit, translated to MNPKKLLALAAMTVSLAGCRVGPNYVKPSAPTAPAFKEDSEWKAATPNDAMARGKWWEMYNDQQLNALEEQIDPANQTLKQAEANFRAARNVIRQNRADLAPTLSVDPTLGATRISANQPYRNNLPTSSGQGNFVMPLDLTYEIDLWGRVRRAITSAQDTTQAYVADLETARLSLHAELAMNYFNLRSADAQKKLLDETVAAYKDALQLTTDRADGGVAPESDVAQARTQLQQALVQSTEVTIARAQYEHSIAVLIGKPPADLSIPVKPLTESTPGIPAIPGVLPSELLERRPDIAAQERRMAAANEQIGIAKSAFYPRLNLAADAGFTGNSMPTWFLWTSRIWAVSPQFSEQIFDAGRRRARTNTAVAQYDATVASYRQSALTAFQQVEDNLVALKQLETEAQQQREATQAAEEALGLFRTRYEGGVDTYLQVITSQTTALQNQRNEIDILRRRLDASILLIKATGGGWDTSKLPQFPKG
- a CDS encoding trehalase family glycosidase — its product is MRYLPLLLLLCLTPAIAQQQEQQPQGQADVPVEQYIRKGWSSLTRSITDCATVHDPKLSGPSVVYVPHGYTIPASLAALRTKCNVRVERLPRVIAKEGDLMPSELKSPGLLYLPHRYVVPGGRFNEMYGWDSYFILLGLLAEGREPLAQGIVENFFFEIENYGAILNANRTYYLTRSQPPFLSRMVDEVYKSINKRDPDAAKAWLDKSMPYLERDHALWTSDAHKAGDTGLARYFDLGSGPVPEMEDDSTYYVDVIKWLLAHPETKTSYLTQSKEGQACASGASAVCANTEYQGWRLTPAFYRSDRAMRESGFDVSFRFGPFSGSTTDYAPVCLNALLYRYEADLAGFYTRLGDDTKAKQWTDAAEARKGAINRYLWDARTGNFTDYDFVHHRRSTYLYATAAYPLWAGLATRAQAASTVRRLRALEHEGGLAMSTTTSGMQWDAPFGWAPANWIAVDGMSCYGYAAAASRISHGFMHSIRENYERDGTLREKYNVADPQKDVEVAAGYKSNVIGFGWTNAAYLKMNGLLFAGRSSDCATTIPARAAR